One Myxocyprinus asiaticus isolate MX2 ecotype Aquarium Trade chromosome 20, UBuf_Myxa_2, whole genome shotgun sequence genomic region harbors:
- the LOC127411338 gene encoding N-alpha-acetyltransferase 30-like, whose translation MAEVPPGPNALPSPPSDITALPVDGCTLLGKDEGLEIITPGPGPHQHAGDHKAIVKSNQNNVHPNALGAQFHSAQLNGVQCNHAHLQNHVQHRTSDSQSGASDHHPDSIGETQGDHTENNNLTRNKRCNDISQSQLSPNNGINCTDRMAITESSSCQVENDVRSRTGTVDKARAAEESGPGPQGARVEQHAAADDSAPVAEMSRLALEEHDESIRYVRYESELQMPDIIRLITKDLSEPYSIYTYRYFIHNWPQLCFLAMVEKDCVGAIVCKLDMHKKMFRRGYIAMLAVDSKFRRKGIGTNLVKKAIFAMVEGDCDEVVLETEITNKSALKLYENLGFVRDKRLFRYYLNGVDALRLKLWLR comes from the exons ATGGCTGAAGTGCCGCCTGGGCCTAACGCACTGCCTTCACCCCCGAGCGACATTACAGCACTGCCCGTGGACGGGTGCACCTTACTGGGGAAAGATGAGGGACTGGAAATCATCACCCCCGGCCCGGGACCACACCAGCACGCCGGCGATCATAAAGCAATTGTCAAATCCAACCAGAACAACGTGCACCCTAATGCGTTAGGCGCTCAGTTCCACTCAGCCCAGCTGAACGGGGTCCAGTGCAACCACGCTCACCTCCAGAACCACGTCCAGCATCGGACGTCCGACAGTCAAAGCGGCGCTTCTGATCATCACCCGGACAGCATCGGCGAAACACAGGGCGATCACACGGAAAACAACAATTTAACCAGAAATAAACGTTGTAATGATATATCACAGAGCCAGTTGTCGCCGAACAACGGGATAAACTGCACTGATAGAATGGCGATCACGGAGAGCAGCTCTTGTCAAGTAGAGAATGATGTGAGGAGCAGGACTGGTACGGTGGATAAGGCTCGAGCAGCAGAGGAATCAGGCCCGGGCCCGCAGGGCGCTCGAGTAGAGCAGCATGCGGCGGCGGATGACAGCGCTCCGGTGGCGGAGATGTCGAGACTCGCGCTAGAGGAGCACGACGAGTCTATCCGATACGTGAGATACGAGTCTGAGCTCCAAATGCCCGATATTATCCGACTCATAACGAAAGACTTGTCTGAGCCCTACTCCATATACACCTATAGGTACTTTATTCACAACTGGCCTCAGCTCTGCTTTCTG GCGATGGTTGAGAAGGACTGTGTTGGTGCCATTGTATGTAAGCTAGACATGCATAAGAAGATGTTTCGTCGCGGATACATCGCTATGCTCGCGGTGGACTCCAAATTTCGCAGGAAAGGCATTG GCACCAACCTTGTGAAAAAGGCCATCTTTGCCATGGTGGAGGGGGATTGTGATGAG GTGGTGCTTGAGACGGAGATCACCAACAAATCAGCCCTGAAACTCTATGAGAACCTGGGCTTTGTCAGGGACAAGCGGCTGTTTAGATATTATTTAAACGGAGTGGACGCACTTCGGCTCAAACTCTGGCTTCGCTAA